Proteins from a genomic interval of Caulobacter sp. SL161:
- the dksA gene encoding RNA polymerase-binding protein DksA, giving the protein MQTATVLVEKSNYRPSEDEPFMNDRQLEYFKQKLLAWKEEILRESRETVSHLQKETENHADLADRASSETDRALELRTRDRQRKLISKIDQALRRVEDGSYGYCEETGEPIGLARLEARPTATMSVEAQERHERRERVHRDD; this is encoded by the coding sequence ATGCAAACGGCCACAGTTCTAGTAGAGAAATCCAACTACCGTCCTTCCGAGGACGAGCCTTTTATGAACGACCGGCAGCTTGAATATTTCAAGCAAAAGCTGCTGGCCTGGAAGGAAGAGATCCTCCGCGAATCTCGCGAGACGGTTTCCCATCTCCAGAAAGAAACCGAGAATCACGCCGATCTGGCCGATCGTGCGTCCTCGGAAACCGACAGGGCTCTTGAGCTCCGTACCCGTGATCGTCAACGCAAGCTGATCTCCAAGATCGACCAGGCCCTGCGCCGCGTCGAGGACGGCTCGTATGGCTATTGCGAGGAGACGGGCGAGCCGATCGGCCTGGCCCGACTGGAAGCTCGCCCGACGGCGACCATGAGCGTCGAGGCCCAGGAACGCCACGAGCGCCGCGAACGCGTCCACCGTGACGACTAA
- the fliX gene encoding flagellar assembly regulator FliX, protein MKVSSTGGVSATGASRAKPAGGSPGFSLPSVNAASGAASTASVGGLTGVGSVDALLALQAAGPVGGPLERRKRAVRRADNILDILGEVRIALIDGDISPDALDRLSRAIREQREATDDPRLEGVLNEIETRAAVELAKLQFRTS, encoded by the coding sequence ATGAAGGTTTCCAGCACGGGGGGTGTCTCGGCGACCGGCGCGTCGCGGGCCAAGCCGGCCGGTGGTTCGCCGGGCTTTTCGCTGCCCTCTGTCAATGCCGCCAGCGGCGCGGCCAGCACCGCCTCGGTCGGGGGGCTGACCGGCGTGGGCTCGGTCGACGCGCTTCTGGCGCTGCAGGCCGCAGGACCCGTCGGCGGTCCGCTGGAGCGCCGTAAGCGCGCGGTGCGCCGCGCCGACAACATCCTCGATATTCTAGGTGAGGTGCGGATCGCCTTGATCGACGGCGATATTTCGCCGGATGCTCTGGATCGACTTTCGCGCGCCATCCGCGAGCAGCGCGAAGCGACCGATGATCCTCGGTTGGAGGGGGTCTTGAACGAGATCGAGACACGGGCCGCCGTTGAACTGGCCAAGCTGCAGTTCAGGACGAGCTAG